Proteins from a single region of Cydia pomonella isolate Wapato2018A chromosome 13, ilCydPomo1, whole genome shotgun sequence:
- the LOC133524429 gene encoding perilipin-4-like isoform X28, which produces MFSGIADKNLGAFRSIGEKTASLFERKKKDVEQVASEKAQEAAHVVEDQVKKAGELVGGAQSTANDAASSANNAKNSAIDALDKELSKVSLAAGEAQDAANRAVADGKKVVDTAKDTIATSVDNTKKSAEAAVNAAKETLSSTVDATQIAAQNALDTGKSYATSAKDTVSSTIQSTVDTTQKVAQTAVETGKTYATSAKDTVSNTVQNTVEGTKNITQSAVDQSKAYIGSAKDTAQHTLQSALDTSMSYAYSAYDIGKSYVDSARDTVSNTVDNTKKAAESTIETSKTYVGSAKDTIQSTVYSTVDTTKQVAQNALEKGKGYVDSAKDTVASTVDTTKKTAAAAVETGVSYAGAAKGTIANTVSSTVDVTKNVAASAVEKGTSIVGSAKGTVVNTVDATKTAAATAVETGSSYLVSAKDTVANTVHSTADTTKNVAACAVEKGSALVGSAKDTVASTVDASKNAAASAVETGTSYLGSARDTVANTVHSTVDVTKNVAASAVEKGSALVGSAKDTVANTVHSTVDVTKNVAASAVEKGSALVGSAKDTVASTVDASKNAAASAVETGTSYLGSARDTVANTVHSTVDVTKNVTASAVEKGSALVGSAKDTVASTVDASKNAAASAVETGTSYLGSARDTVANTVHSTVDVTKNVAASAVEKGSALVGSAKDTVASSVDATKTAAANAVETGSSYLGSAKDSVANTVHSTVDATKNLTASAVEKGTSYVGAAKDTVANTVHSTVDATKNLTTSAVEKGTSYVGAAKDSVASTLSSTVDATKNVTASAVETGSSFVGSAKDTLANTVDATKNAAASAVEKGTSLVGSAKDTVASTVQSTVDTTKSFAGNVVDKGSSLVGSAKDLTSSIYNTENTEVSSEDVKGIVEDTNERVQNGISSALIQTNGVAGSFHDGIQSKFSSTKATEAAASCKKVAENTTDTIHSTVDSTKKAAEEAKAQAAKAAEDAKEKARQAAEAAAAEAKRAANAAMEESKKAAEKAAADASNAVNSTVDNTLKRVEAAADEGIKNAGHVVDAKIKDADKYLSEKRDALASNLSTAMHDGSEGAAGLLSKGLAAFPK; this is translated from the exons ATGTTCAGCGGCATTGCAG ACAAAAACCTTG GAGCCTTCAGAAGCATCGGAGAGAAGACAGCGTCGCTGTTCGAGCGCAAGAAGAAGGATGTTGAACAGGTGGCTTCGGAGAAGGCTCAGGAGGCCGCCCACGTCGTGGAAGATCAGGTCAAGAAGGCCGGGGAGCTAGTTGGTGGAGCGCAGTCGACTGCCAATGACGCAGCGAGCTCAG CCAACAACGCCAAGAACTCAGCCATCGATGCCCTGGACAAGGAGCTGTCAAAGGTGTCCCTGGCGGCTGGAGAGGCGCAGGACGCCGCCAACCGAGCCGTCGCTGATGGCAAGAAGGTCGTTGACACTGCTAAAG ATACAATTGCAACATCCGTAGATAATACCAAAAAATCAGCAGAGGCAGCAGTCAACGCAGCTAAAg AGACCCTATCGAGCACAGTAGATGCCACACAAATAGCCGCACAGAACGCCCTCGACACTGGCAAATCGTACGCCACTAGTGCTAAAG ATACCGTTTCAAGCACAATCCAAAGCACTGTAGATACAACACAAAAGGTAGCCCAAACGGCTGTGGAAACAGGCAAAACTTATGCTACATCCGcaaaag ATACAGTATCCAACACTGTGCAAAATACAGTGGAGGGtactaaaaatattacacaaagTGCTGTTGATCAGAGCAAAGCTTACATCGGCAGTGCAAAAG ATACGGCCCAGCACACGCTCCAAAGTGCCCTGGACACGTCAATGAGCTATGCGTATTCGGCTTATGATATCGGAAAATCCTATGTTGATAGCGCTAGAG ATACAGTATCAAATACTGTAGATAATACTAAAAAAGCTGCAGAAAGTACGATCGAAACTAGCAAAACATACGTCGGTTCAGccaaag ATACTATTCAGAGTACTGTGTATAGCACTGTAGATACAACGAAGCAAGTTGCTCAAAATGCGTTAGAAAAAGGGAAGGGTTATGTTGATAGTGCCAAAG atACAGTAGCGAGTACGGTAGATACGACCAAAAAAACAGCAGCGGCCGCGGTAGAGACAGGCGTATCATATGCCGGTGCCGCTAAAG gCACCATTGCAAACACTGTCAGTAGCACAGTAGATGTGACAAAAAATGTAGCCGCGTCAGCAGTAGAAAAGGGAACTTCAATTGTAGGAAGTGCTAAAG GTACCGTTGTCAATACCGTTGATGCAACTAAAACAGCGGCTGCTACGGCGGTTGAAACGGGTTCTTCGTATTTAGTCAGTGCTAAAG atacCGTTGCAAATACTGTTCATAGCACAGCAGACACAACTAAAAATGTTGCCGCATGTGCTGTTGAAAAGGGTTCAGCATTAGTAGGAAGTGCTAAAG aTACCGTTGCCAGTACTGTAGATGCTTCCAAAAATGCAGCCGCGTCTGCAGTTGAAACGGGCACTTCATATTTGGGAAGTGCTAGAG atACTGTAGCAAACACAGTCCATAGTACTGTAGACGTAACAAAGAATGTAGCGGCGTCAGCTGTTGAAAAGGGCTCTGCGTTAGTAGGAAGCGCTAAAG atACTGTAGCAAACACCGTCCATAGTACTGTAGACGTAACAAAGAATGTAGCGGCGTCAGCTGTTGAAAAGGGCTCTGCATTAGTAGGAAGCGCTAAAG ATACCGTTGCCAGTACTGTAGATGCTTCCAAAAATGCAGCCGCATCTGCGGTTGAAACGGGCACTTCGTATTTAGGAAGTGCTAGAg atACTGTAGCAAACACCGTCCATAGTACTGTAGACGTAACAAAGAATGTAACGGCGTCAGCTGTTGAAAAGGGCTCAGCGTTAGTAGGAAGTGCTAAAG ATACCGTTGCCAGTACTGTAGATGCTTCCAAAAATGCAGCCGCATCTGCGGTTGAAACGGGCACTTCGTATTTAGGAAGTGCTAGAg atACTGTAGCAAACACCGTCCATAGTACTGTAGACGTAACCAAGAACGTAGCGGCGTCAGCTGTTGAAAAGGGCTCGGCGTTAGTAGGAAGTGCTAAAG ATACTGTAGCCAGTTCTGTCGATGCTACTAAAACTGCGGCAGCGAACGCTGTAGAAACAGGCAGTTCATATTTAGGAAGTGCTAAAG attcGGTTGCCAACACTGTCCATAGTACCGTAGATGCGACTAAAAATTTAACAGCATCTGCCGTTGAAAAGGGCACATCTTACGTGGGTGCTGCTAAAG atACGGTGGCCAACACTGTCCATAGCACTGTAGATGCGACAAAAAATTTAACAACATCTGCCGTTGAAAAGGGCACATCGTATGTAGGCGCTGCCAAAG ATAGCGTAGCGAGCACACTTTCTAGTACAGTAGACGCTACTAAAAACGTCACGGCGTCTGCTGTTGAGACCGGTTCCTCGTTTGTAGGCAGTGCCAAAg acacCCTTGCAAATACTGTAGACGCAACCAAGAATGCGGCGGCGTCCGCTGTTGAAAAGGGAACGTCTTTAGTAGGAAGTGCTAAAG ATACCGTAGCAAGCACAGTACAAAGCACTGTAGATACCACTAAAAGCTTTGCCGGTAACGTGGTGGATAAGGGATCGTCGCTTGTTGGAAGCGCCAAAG ACCTAACAAGCTCGATTTATAATACTGAAAATACTGAGGTTTCATCAGAGGACGTAAAGGGCATTGTAGAAGATACTAATG AACGCGTCCAAAATGGCATCTCATCTGCTTTGATCCAGACCAATGGAGTCGCTGGCAGCTTCCACG ATGGAATTCAAAGCAAATTCAGCTCTACAAAGGCTACTGAGGCGGCGGCTAGTTGCAAGAAAGTCGCAGAAAATACGACTG ACACAATCCACTCGACGGTAGACAGCACGAAGAAGGCGGCAGAGGAGGCCAAAGCGCAGGCGGCGAAGGCCGCCGAAGACGCCAAGGAAAAGGCCCGACAGGCCGCGGAGGCCGCTGCTGCTGAGGCCAAGAGAGCGGCCA ACGCAGCGATGGAAGAATCCAAAAAAGCAGCTGAGAAAGCCGCAGCGGACGCTAGCAACGCCGTGAACAGCACCGTTGACAACACGCTGAAGCGCGTGGAAGCCGCCGCCGATGAGGGCATCAAGAACGCCGGACACGTCGTCGACGCCAAAATTAAGGACGCCGACAAATACCTCAGCGAGAAGCGCGACGCG CTCGCATCGAACCTATCGACGGCAATGCACGACGGCTCCGAGGGCGCCGCCGGCCTGCTGAGCAAGGGGCTCGCCGCGTTCCCCAAATAA
- the LOC133524429 gene encoding perilipin-4-like isoform X36, translating to MFSGIADKNLGAFRSIGEKTASLFERKKKDVEQVASEKAQEAAHVVEDQVKKAGELVGGAQSTANDAASSANNAKNSAIDALDKELSKVSLAAGEAQDAANRAVADGKKVVDTAKDTIATSVDNTKKSAEAAVNAAKETLSSTVDATQIAAQNALDTGKSYATSAKDTVSSTIQSTVDTTQKVAQTAVETGKTYATSAKDTVSNTVQNTVEGTKNITQSAVDQSKAYIGSAKDTAQHTLQSALDTSMSYAYSAYDIGKSYVDSARDTVSNTVDNTKKAAESTIETSKTYVGSAKDTIQSTVYSTVDTTKQVAQNALEKGKGYVDSAKDTVASTVDTTKKTAAAAVETGVSYAGAAKGTIANTVSSTVDVTKNVAASAVEKGTSIVGSAKGTVVNTVDATKTAAATAVETGSSYLVSAKDTVANTVHSTADTTKNVAACAVEKGSALVGSAKDTVASTVDASKNAAASAVETGTSYLGSARDTVANTVHSTVDVTKNVAASAVEKGSALVGSAKDTVANTVHSTVDVTKNVAASAVEKGSALVGSAKDTVASTVDASKNAAASAVETGTSYLGSARDTVANTVHSTVDVTKNVAASAVEKGSALVGSAKDTVASTVDASKNAAASAVETGTSYLGSARDTVANTVHSTVDVTKNVTASAVEKGSALVGSAKDTVANTVHSTVDVTKNVAASAVEKGSALVGSAKDSVASTLSSTVDATKNVTASAVETGSSFVGSAKDTLANTVDATKNAAASAVEKGTSLVGSAKDTVASTVQSTVDTTKSFAGNVVDKGSSLVGSAKDLTSSIYNTENTEVSSEDVKGIVEDTNERVQNGISSALIQTNGVAGSFHDGIQSKFSSTKATEAAASCKKVAENTTDTIHSTVDSTKKAAEEAKAQAAKAAEDAKEKARQAAEAAAAEAKRAANAAMEESKKAAEKAAADASNAVNSTVDNTLKRVEAAADEGIKNAGHVVDAKIKDADKYLSEKRDALASNLSTAMHDGSEGAAGLLSKGLAAFPK from the exons ATGTTCAGCGGCATTGCAG ACAAAAACCTTG GAGCCTTCAGAAGCATCGGAGAGAAGACAGCGTCGCTGTTCGAGCGCAAGAAGAAGGATGTTGAACAGGTGGCTTCGGAGAAGGCTCAGGAGGCCGCCCACGTCGTGGAAGATCAGGTCAAGAAGGCCGGGGAGCTAGTTGGTGGAGCGCAGTCGACTGCCAATGACGCAGCGAGCTCAG CCAACAACGCCAAGAACTCAGCCATCGATGCCCTGGACAAGGAGCTGTCAAAGGTGTCCCTGGCGGCTGGAGAGGCGCAGGACGCCGCCAACCGAGCCGTCGCTGATGGCAAGAAGGTCGTTGACACTGCTAAAG ATACAATTGCAACATCCGTAGATAATACCAAAAAATCAGCAGAGGCAGCAGTCAACGCAGCTAAAg AGACCCTATCGAGCACAGTAGATGCCACACAAATAGCCGCACAGAACGCCCTCGACACTGGCAAATCGTACGCCACTAGTGCTAAAG ATACCGTTTCAAGCACAATCCAAAGCACTGTAGATACAACACAAAAGGTAGCCCAAACGGCTGTGGAAACAGGCAAAACTTATGCTACATCCGcaaaag ATACAGTATCCAACACTGTGCAAAATACAGTGGAGGGtactaaaaatattacacaaagTGCTGTTGATCAGAGCAAAGCTTACATCGGCAGTGCAAAAG ATACGGCCCAGCACACGCTCCAAAGTGCCCTGGACACGTCAATGAGCTATGCGTATTCGGCTTATGATATCGGAAAATCCTATGTTGATAGCGCTAGAG ATACAGTATCAAATACTGTAGATAATACTAAAAAAGCTGCAGAAAGTACGATCGAAACTAGCAAAACATACGTCGGTTCAGccaaag ATACTATTCAGAGTACTGTGTATAGCACTGTAGATACAACGAAGCAAGTTGCTCAAAATGCGTTAGAAAAAGGGAAGGGTTATGTTGATAGTGCCAAAG atACAGTAGCGAGTACGGTAGATACGACCAAAAAAACAGCAGCGGCCGCGGTAGAGACAGGCGTATCATATGCCGGTGCCGCTAAAG gCACCATTGCAAACACTGTCAGTAGCACAGTAGATGTGACAAAAAATGTAGCCGCGTCAGCAGTAGAAAAGGGAACTTCAATTGTAGGAAGTGCTAAAG GTACCGTTGTCAATACCGTTGATGCAACTAAAACAGCGGCTGCTACGGCGGTTGAAACGGGTTCTTCGTATTTAGTCAGTGCTAAAG atacCGTTGCAAATACTGTTCATAGCACAGCAGACACAACTAAAAATGTTGCCGCATGTGCTGTTGAAAAGGGTTCAGCATTAGTAGGAAGTGCTAAAG aTACCGTTGCCAGTACTGTAGATGCTTCCAAAAATGCAGCCGCGTCTGCAGTTGAAACGGGCACTTCATATTTGGGAAGTGCTAGAG atACTGTAGCAAACACAGTTCATAGTACTGTAGACGTAACAAAGAATGTAGCGGCGTCAGCTGTTGAAAAGGGCTCTGCGTTAGTAGGAAGTGCTAAAG atACTGTAGCAAACACAGTCCATAGTACTGTAGACGTAACAAAGAATGTAGCGGCGTCAGCTGTTGAAAAGGGCTCTGCGTTAGTAGGAAGCGCTAAAG ATACAGTTGCCAGTACTGTAGATGCTTCCAAAAATGCAGCCGCATCTGCGGTTGAAACGGGCACTTCGTATTTAGGAAGTGCTAGAg atACTGTAGCAAACACCGTCCATAGTACTGTAGACGTAACAAAGAATGTAGCGGCGTCAGCTGTTGAAAAGGGCTCTGCATTAGTAGGAAGCGCTAAAG ATACCGTTGCCAGTACTGTAGATGCTTCCAAAAATGCAGCCGCATCTGCGGTTGAAACGGGCACTTCGTATTTAGGAAGTGCTAGAg atACTGTAGCAAACACCGTCCATAGTACTGTAGACGTAACAAAGAATGTAACGGCGTCAGCTGTTGAAAAGGGCTCAGCGTTAGTAGGAAGTGCTAAAG atACTGTAGCAAACACCGTCCATAGTACTGTAGACGTAACCAAGAACGTAGCGGCGTCAGCTGTTGAAAAGGGCTCGGCGTTAGTAGGAAGTGCTAAAG ATAGCGTAGCGAGCACACTTTCTAGTACAGTAGACGCTACTAAAAACGTCACGGCGTCTGCTGTTGAGACCGGTTCCTCGTTTGTAGGCAGTGCCAAAg acacCCTTGCAAATACTGTAGACGCAACCAAGAATGCGGCGGCGTCCGCTGTTGAAAAGGGAACGTCTTTAGTAGGAAGTGCTAAAG ATACCGTAGCAAGCACAGTACAAAGCACTGTAGATACCACTAAAAGCTTTGCCGGTAACGTGGTGGATAAGGGATCGTCGCTTGTTGGAAGCGCCAAAG ACCTAACAAGCTCGATTTATAATACTGAAAATACTGAGGTTTCATCAGAGGACGTAAAGGGCATTGTAGAAGATACTAATG AACGCGTCCAAAATGGCATCTCATCTGCTTTGATCCAGACCAATGGAGTCGCTGGCAGCTTCCACG ATGGAATTCAAAGCAAATTCAGCTCTACAAAGGCTACTGAGGCGGCGGCTAGTTGCAAGAAAGTCGCAGAAAATACGACTG ACACAATCCACTCGACGGTAGACAGCACGAAGAAGGCGGCAGAGGAGGCCAAAGCGCAGGCGGCGAAGGCCGCCGAAGACGCCAAGGAAAAGGCCCGACAGGCCGCGGAGGCCGCTGCTGCTGAGGCCAAGAGAGCGGCCA ACGCAGCGATGGAAGAATCCAAAAAAGCAGCTGAGAAAGCCGCAGCGGACGCTAGCAACGCCGTGAACAGCACCGTTGACAACACGCTGAAGCGCGTGGAAGCCGCCGCCGATGAGGGCATCAAGAACGCCGGACACGTCGTCGACGCCAAAATTAAGGACGCCGACAAATACCTCAGCGAGAAGCGCGACGCG CTCGCATCGAACCTATCGACGGCAATGCACGACGGCTCCGAGGGCGCCGCCGGCCTGCTGAGCAAGGGGCTCGCCGCGTTCCCCAAATAA
- the LOC133524429 gene encoding perilipin-4-like isoform X33: MFSGIADKNLGAFRSIGEKTASLFERKKKDVEQVASEKAQEAAHVVEDQVKKAGELVGGAQSTANDAASSANNAKNSAIDALDKELSKVSLAAGEAQDAANRAVADGKKVVDTAKDTIATSVDNTKKSAEAAVNAAKETLSSTVDATQIAAQNALDTGKSYATSAKDTVSSTIQSTVDTTQKVAQTAVETGKTYATSAKDTVSNTVQNTVEGTKNITQSAVDQSKAYIGSAKDTAQHTLQSALDTSMSYAYSAYDIGKSYVDSARDTVSNTVDNTKKAAESTIETSKTYVGSAKDTIQSTVYSTVDTTKQVAQNALEKGKGYVDSAKDTVASTVDTTKKTAAAAVETGVSYAGAAKGTIANTVSSTVDVTKNVAASAVEKGTSIVGSAKGTVVNTVDATKTAAATAVETGSSYLVSAKDTVANTVHSTADTTKNVAACAVEKGSALVGSAKDTVASTVDASKNAAASAVETGTSYLGSARDTVANTVHSTVDVTKNVAASAVEKGSALVGSAKDTVANTVHSTVDVTKNVAASAVEKGSALVGSAKDTVASTVDASKNAAASAVETGTSYLGSARDTVANTVHSTVDVTKNVAASAVEKGSALVGSAKDTVASTVDASKNAAASAVETGTSYLGSARDTVANTVHSTVDVTKNVTASAVEKGSALVGSAKDTVASTVDASKNAAASAVETGTSYLGSARDTVANTVHSTVDVTKNVAASAVEKGSALVGSAKDSVASTLSSTVDATKNVTASAVETGSSFVGSAKDTLANTVDATKNAAASAVEKGTSLVGSAKDTVASTVQSTVDTTKSFAGNVVDKGSSLVGSAKDLTSSIYNTENTEVSSEDVKGIVEDTNERVQNGISSALIQTNGVAGSFHDGIQSKFSSTKATEAAASCKKVAENTTDTIHSTVDSTKKAAEEAKAQAAKAAEDAKEKARQAAEAAAAEAKRAANAAMEESKKAAEKAAADASNAVNSTVDNTLKRVEAAADEGIKNAGHVVDAKIKDADKYLSEKRDALASNLSTAMHDGSEGAAGLLSKGLAAFPK, translated from the exons ATGTTCAGCGGCATTGCAG ACAAAAACCTTG GAGCCTTCAGAAGCATCGGAGAGAAGACAGCGTCGCTGTTCGAGCGCAAGAAGAAGGATGTTGAACAGGTGGCTTCGGAGAAGGCTCAGGAGGCCGCCCACGTCGTGGAAGATCAGGTCAAGAAGGCCGGGGAGCTAGTTGGTGGAGCGCAGTCGACTGCCAATGACGCAGCGAGCTCAG CCAACAACGCCAAGAACTCAGCCATCGATGCCCTGGACAAGGAGCTGTCAAAGGTGTCCCTGGCGGCTGGAGAGGCGCAGGACGCCGCCAACCGAGCCGTCGCTGATGGCAAGAAGGTCGTTGACACTGCTAAAG ATACAATTGCAACATCCGTAGATAATACCAAAAAATCAGCAGAGGCAGCAGTCAACGCAGCTAAAg AGACCCTATCGAGCACAGTAGATGCCACACAAATAGCCGCACAGAACGCCCTCGACACTGGCAAATCGTACGCCACTAGTGCTAAAG ATACCGTTTCAAGCACAATCCAAAGCACTGTAGATACAACACAAAAGGTAGCCCAAACGGCTGTGGAAACAGGCAAAACTTATGCTACATCCGcaaaag ATACAGTATCCAACACTGTGCAAAATACAGTGGAGGGtactaaaaatattacacaaagTGCTGTTGATCAGAGCAAAGCTTACATCGGCAGTGCAAAAG ATACGGCCCAGCACACGCTCCAAAGTGCCCTGGACACGTCAATGAGCTATGCGTATTCGGCTTATGATATCGGAAAATCCTATGTTGATAGCGCTAGAG ATACAGTATCAAATACTGTAGATAATACTAAAAAAGCTGCAGAAAGTACGATCGAAACTAGCAAAACATACGTCGGTTCAGccaaag ATACTATTCAGAGTACTGTGTATAGCACTGTAGATACAACGAAGCAAGTTGCTCAAAATGCGTTAGAAAAAGGGAAGGGTTATGTTGATAGTGCCAAAG atACAGTAGCGAGTACGGTAGATACGACCAAAAAAACAGCAGCGGCCGCGGTAGAGACAGGCGTATCATATGCCGGTGCCGCTAAAG gCACCATTGCAAACACTGTCAGTAGCACAGTAGATGTGACAAAAAATGTAGCCGCGTCAGCAGTAGAAAAGGGAACTTCAATTGTAGGAAGTGCTAAAG GTACCGTTGTCAATACCGTTGATGCAACTAAAACAGCGGCTGCTACGGCGGTTGAAACGGGTTCTTCGTATTTAGTCAGTGCTAAAG atacCGTTGCAAATACTGTTCATAGCACAGCAGACACAACTAAAAATGTTGCCGCATGTGCTGTTGAAAAGGGTTCAGCATTAGTAGGAAGTGCTAAAG aTACCGTTGCCAGTACTGTAGATGCTTCCAAAAATGCAGCCGCGTCTGCAGTTGAAACGGGCACTTCATATTTGGGAAGTGCTAGAG atACTGTAGCAAACACAGTTCATAGTACTGTAGACGTAACAAAGAATGTAGCGGCGTCAGCTGTTGAAAAGGGCTCTGCGTTAGTAGGAAGTGCTAAAG atACTGTAGCAAACACAGTCCATAGTACTGTAGACGTAACAAAGAATGTAGCGGCGTCAGCTGTTGAAAAGGGCTCTGCGTTAGTAGGAAGCGCTAAAG ATACAGTTGCCAGTACTGTAGATGCTTCCAAAAATGCAGCCGCATCTGCGGTTGAAACGGGCACTTCGTATTTAGGAAGTGCTAGAg atACTGTAGCAAACACCGTCCATAGTACTGTAGACGTAACAAAGAATGTAGCGGCGTCAGCTGTTGAAAAGGGCTCTGCATTAGTAGGAAGCGCTAAAG ATACCGTTGCCAGTACTGTAGATGCTTCCAAAAATGCAGCCGCATCTGCGGTTGAAACGGGCACTTCGTATTTAGGAAGTGCTAGAg atACTGTAGCAAACACCGTCCATAGTACTGTAGACGTAACAAAGAATGTAACGGCGTCAGCTGTTGAAAAGGGCTCAGCGTTAGTAGGAAGTGCTAAAG ATACCGTTGCCAGTACTGTAGATGCTTCCAAAAATGCAGCCGCATCTGCGGTTGAAACGGGCACTTCGTATTTAGGAAGTGCTAGAg atACTGTAGCAAACACCGTCCATAGTACTGTAGACGTAACCAAGAACGTAGCGGCGTCAGCTGTTGAAAAGGGCTCGGCGTTAGTAGGAAGTGCTAAAG ATAGCGTAGCGAGCACACTTTCTAGTACAGTAGACGCTACTAAAAACGTCACGGCGTCTGCTGTTGAGACCGGTTCCTCGTTTGTAGGCAGTGCCAAAg acacCCTTGCAAATACTGTAGACGCAACCAAGAATGCGGCGGCGTCCGCTGTTGAAAAGGGAACGTCTTTAGTAGGAAGTGCTAAAG ATACCGTAGCAAGCACAGTACAAAGCACTGTAGATACCACTAAAAGCTTTGCCGGTAACGTGGTGGATAAGGGATCGTCGCTTGTTGGAAGCGCCAAAG ACCTAACAAGCTCGATTTATAATACTGAAAATACTGAGGTTTCATCAGAGGACGTAAAGGGCATTGTAGAAGATACTAATG AACGCGTCCAAAATGGCATCTCATCTGCTTTGATCCAGACCAATGGAGTCGCTGGCAGCTTCCACG ATGGAATTCAAAGCAAATTCAGCTCTACAAAGGCTACTGAGGCGGCGGCTAGTTGCAAGAAAGTCGCAGAAAATACGACTG ACACAATCCACTCGACGGTAGACAGCACGAAGAAGGCGGCAGAGGAGGCCAAAGCGCAGGCGGCGAAGGCCGCCGAAGACGCCAAGGAAAAGGCCCGACAGGCCGCGGAGGCCGCTGCTGCTGAGGCCAAGAGAGCGGCCA ACGCAGCGATGGAAGAATCCAAAAAAGCAGCTGAGAAAGCCGCAGCGGACGCTAGCAACGCCGTGAACAGCACCGTTGACAACACGCTGAAGCGCGTGGAAGCCGCCGCCGATGAGGGCATCAAGAACGCCGGACACGTCGTCGACGCCAAAATTAAGGACGCCGACAAATACCTCAGCGAGAAGCGCGACGCG CTCGCATCGAACCTATCGACGGCAATGCACGACGGCTCCGAGGGCGCCGCCGGCCTGCTGAGCAAGGGGCTCGCCGCGTTCCCCAAATAA